The nucleotide sequence CCGCACGTCGCACGCCAGGGAACGGGCCCAGCGCGAACAGGTGCTGCGGCTGGGTGTCGACGAGATCGCCAAGGTGGATCCAGCGCCCGGCGAGGACGTCGAGCTGATCGCCGAGGTCCGTCGCCTGGAGAACGCCGACGCCCTTCGCTCCGGCGCGGCGCAGTCCCGGGATGCGCTGACCGGGGAGTCGATGCCAGACGGCCCCAACGCGGTCAGCCTGATCGAGGCGGCGCGCAAACTGCTCGAGGTGACGGGTGACGAGCGTCTGGAAGCGCTGGCCGTCTCGCTGCACGAGGTGTCGGCCGTCGTGATCGATGCGGCATCTGACCTCACCGCCTACCTGGAAGAGCTCGACGCCGATCCCGAGCGGCTCGAGGTGCTGCTGAACCGGCAGTCCGTCCTGAAGACGCTGACCAGACGTTACGGCGCCGACGTGGATGCGGTGCTGGCCTGGCGGGCGGAGGCCGAGACGGAACTGCTGTCGCTGGATTCGTCCGAGGGTGCGCTGGCCGAACTGCGGAAGGCGTGCGAAGAGCTGGCCGCAGCGGTGGCCAGGTCCGCGGTCGTGCTGACCGGGAAGCGCTCTGCGGCGGCGGCCACGCTCGCCGAGCGTGCCACCGCCGAGCTGGCGCACCTGGCGATGGGCCGCGCGACGTTGCACGTGACCGTGTCCTCCCGGACCGCCGATCCGTCGGCGCCCGACGCGCTCCGGATCGGCCGGAACTGGGTGTCCGCCGGGATGGACGGCGTCGATCAGGTCGAATTCGCGATGATCGCGCACAAGGGAGCGCCCGAACTCCCCATCGCCAAGGGTGCTTCCGGAGGCGAGCTGTCGAGGGTGATGCTGGCCGTCGAGGTCGTCCTGGCCGGCGCGGATCCGGTGGCCACCATGGTGTTCGACGAGGTGGACGCCGGTGTCGGCGGTCGGGCGGCGACCGAGATCGGCCGGCGCCTGGCCATGCTGGCCGGTGATCATCAGGTCATCGTCGTCACCCACCTGGCGCAGGTGGCGGCGTTCGCCGACCGGCACTACGTCGTCGACGCCGGACCCGGGGATGCCGTCGGATCCTCCGCCGTGCGGCCGGTCGAGGGGGCGGCCCGGGAGCTCGAACTCGCCCGGATGCTGGGCGGGACCGACGGGGCCAGCGCACGCGCGCACGCCGCCGACCTGCTGTCTGCCGCGGTCGAACCGAGCAAGGGCCGGCCGGCCGCACGACGCCTCGCCGCGCGCTGACCGAGCCTGGTTCGGGTCCCATCAGCGCAATTCGTCGTCGCGCCTCCCGCGTTTCACCGCATCGGGCTGTCACGATCGCAGCATGAAACTCTTGTCACGCCAGTCACGTGCGTTGCCAGGAGTCACAGGCGTCGCACGTGTGTCGCGACGTAGTGACACCTTGCTGAGTCGGTTGGGTGACGGCGACATCGCCGTCATCGACCACATCGACATCGACCGGGCCACCGCGGATGCGATGGTCAAGTCCGGGGTGACGGCCGTGGTCAACTCCGCGCCGTCCATCTCCGGGCGCTATCCGAACCTCGGTCCCGAGATCCTGGTCGCCTCCGGCGTCATCCTGATCGACGACGTCGGTGAGAAGATCTTCTCGCGGATCAAGGACGGGTCGAAGCTCCGCATCGACGGAGCGGCGGTCTACCAGGGCGAGGAGTTGATCGCCGAGGGGATCGAGCAGTCGCCGGAGTCGGTGGCCGACCTGTTGATCGAGGCCAAGGCGGGGATGTCGGCCCAGCTCGAGGCCTTCGCCGCCAACGCCATCGAGTACATGAAGCGGGAGCGCACCCTGCTGCTGGACGGCGTCGGGATCCCGGAGATCTCGACCAGGATCGCGGGCCGGCAGGTCCTCATCGTGGCGGCCGGCGCGGACACCAGGGCCGAGCTCAAGTCGCTGAAGAAGTACATCTCCGACTACCACCCCGTGCTGGTCGGCGTCGACGGGGGAGCCGACGCGCTCCGTCAGGCCGGCTACAAGCCGAACCTGATCATCGGCAACCCGGAGGAGATCGGTCCGGACACCCTGCGCGGCGGGGCCGAGGTCGTCATCCCGGCCGACGTCGACGGGCATGCGCCCGGCCTGGAACGACTGCAGGATCTCGGACTCGGGGCGGTCACCTTCCCCGCTACCGGCACCACCGAGGATCTCGCGCTCCTGCTGGTGGACGCACGCGAGGCCAGCCTGATCGTCACCGTCGGCATGCACACCACGCTGACCGATCTGCTGGATCACAAGGGCGGCGCCGCGTCGACCTTCCTGGTGCGGATGCGGGTGGCCAACAAGATCGTCGAGGCGCCCGCCGTCGCAAGGCTCTACAAGGCGCGCATCTCCTGGTGGCTGGTCGCCATGCTGATGATCGTCGCGATCGCCGCCATCGTCGGGGCACTGCTGGTCTCCGACGTGTCGCACACCTATCTCGATCTCGCCAGGCAGTGGTGGAACGAGTTCGCCAACTGGGTCAGGGGGCTCTTCCGATGATCTCGATGCGCTACCACATTGTCTCGCTCGCGGCGATCTTCCTGGCCCTGGCCCTGGGCATCGTCCTGGGGGCGACCAAGATCTCGTCTCCGATCCTGGCCGGCCTGCAGAGCGACAAGACCGACCTCTCGAGCCAGAACACCCAGCTCTCCACCGACAACACGTCGCTGACGGCCAGGGTCGGCTCGGACGACAAGTTCGCCGCGTCGGTGGCGAACCTGACCGTCCGGGGCACCCTCCCGACCGCCACGGTGGTGCTGATCACCACCGCGGACGCCGATCCGGGCGATCGCGATGCGATTCTGTCGCTGCTGGCCAGGTCGGGCGCGAAGGTGACCGCCCAGATCCAGTTGTCGGTGAATTTCACGGACCCGAGTCACGCCAACGACATCCGCACCCTGGCCGCACGGGTTCTCCCGACCGGTGCCAAGTTGCCGGCCGTCTCCCAGGTGGGCGCCGTCGCCGGTGGCCTGCTCGCCTCGGTGCTGCTGACCGACGCCGCCGGCAAGACGACCAGCACTGCCGCCCAGGCGACCTCGGCTCTGTCGGCATTCGCCAGCGCAGGTTTCCTGCAGGCAGCCGGCACGGTGGTGCCGGGCCGGTCGGTTGTCGTGCTGACCGGCGGCGCAGTGACCGGTGGCTCCGAAGCCGATCGCGCCGCGGTGATCGCCGACATGGCCACCCAGCTCAAGACCGCAGCCGGCGGCGTCGTGGTGGCTGGGACGCCCGGCTCGGACTCCGCGACGGGAACGGTCGGTGTCGTCCGGGCCAGTACCGCGGACAGTGCGGTGGTCAGCACGGTCGACGACGTCGACACGCCCTCCGGCCGCCTGGCGACGGTGCTGGCGCTGGTCGAGCAGAACGGTGGCGGGGTGGGCCGTTACGGCTTCGCCGCCAGCGCCCAGGCGCAGATCCCGACCCTGGGCGTCGGCTGACGCCGGCTCTCCGGACGACCACGGCCCGGCTCCTCCCCGTTTCGACAGGGGGCGAGCCGGGCCGTTTGCCGTTGCCGCGCTGCCGTTGCCGCGCTGATCAACTTCGACGGCGCTCACGAAGTCGTCGACTTCCGTCCCATCCGTCCCAGAACCGGCACGTTCATAAGCGCGGCGGTGCGCCACCCTCTGACCGGCGCCCCGGTTGCCCCCACCGGTTGCCCCCACCGGTTGCCCACCGGTTACCCGCAACCGGGTGCCCCCAGCAGTTGGCCTCGAGGGTCTTCCGAACGATCGGCAGGCGGCGGTGGCGGTCTGCGATGCCGATAGCGAAGGTCTCAGTCCCCGTAGTCGGGGGAGGATCACCTTCGTTGATGGCGTGTCCGGCACCGGTGTCGAGTCACCCGGGAACAGGCCCGGGGGTGTTAGGGTGAAATCCCGTGGGGCGATGGCCATCAGGCCGGTCGCCGAGCATCGAGAATGCCTAGGCCTTCGATCACGCGGGGAGTCATCTTGCCGGTCACGGTACGTACTACGAAACACATCTTCGTCACCGGCGGAGTCGCATCCTCCCTGGGCAAGGGTCTGACGGCTTCGAGCCTCGGCCGCCTGCTCACCTCGCGTGGCCTGCGGGTCACCATGCAGAAGCTGGATCCGTACCTCAACGTCGATCCCGGCACCATGAACCCGTTCCAGCACGGTGAGGTCTTCGTCACCGAGGACGGCACCGAAGCGGACCTGGACATCGGTCACTACGAGCGCTTCCTGGACCGCAACCTCTCGGCCGATGCCAACGTCACCACCGGCAAGGTCTACTCCAGGGTGATCGCCCGTGAGCGTCGCGGCGAGTACCTCGGCGACACCGTGCAGGTCATCCCGCACATCACCAACGAGATCAAGGACCGGATCACCGCCATGGCCGAACCCGGCCCCGACGGGAACAGCCCGGACGTGGTGATCACCGAGATCGGCGGCACCGTCGGTGATATCGAGTCGCTACCGTTTCTCGAGGCTGCGCGCCAGGTCCGTCACGACCTCGGTCGGGACCACGTCTTCTTCCTCCACGTCTCGCTCATCCCGTATCTCGCGCCGTCCGGGGAGCTCAAGACGAAGCCGACCCAGCACTCGGTCGCAGCACTGCGCAACATCGGCATCCAGCCGGACGCCCTGGTCTGTCGCGCCGACCGGGACATCCCCGAGGGCCTCAAGCGCAAGATCTCGCTGATGTGCGACGTCGACGCCGAAGCCGTCATCGCCTGCCCTGACGCGCCGTCGATCTACGACATCCCCAAGGTGCTGCACACCGAGGGGCTGGACGCCTACGTCGTCCGCCGGCTGGGTCTTTCGTTCAAGGACGTCGACTGGACGCTCTGGGGTGAACTGCTCGAGCGCGTGCACCACCCGTCCGAGACCGTGCGGATCGCCCTGGTCGGCAAGTACATCGACCTTCCGGACGCCTATCTGTCAGTGACCGAGGCGTTGCGCGCGGGGGGTTTCGGCAACGACGCCCGTGTCGAGATCGTCTGGGTCCCTTCCGATTCGTGCCAGACCCCGGCCGGCGCTGCTGCCGCACTGTCCGACGTCCAAGGGGTGCTGATCCCCGGCGGATTCGGGGTCCGGGGCATCGAGGGCAAGCTGGGTGCGATCCAGTACGCCCGCACCAACAAGATCCCGATGCTGGGCCTGTGCCTCGGACTGCAGTGCATGGTGATCGAGGTGGCCCGGAACCTGGCCGGCCTTGGTGGAGCCAACTCCGCCGAGTTCGACGCCAATGCGGCCGACCCGGTGATCGCCACGATGGCCGATCAGACCGAGGTGATCTCCGGCGCCAAGGACATGGGCGGCACGATGCGACTGGGTTCGTATCCGGCGCGCTTGACCGAGGGCAGCCTGGTCGCCGAGATCTACGGGACGACCAACGTGACCGAGCGGCACCGTCATCGCTACGAGGTCAACAATGCCTACCGGGGCCGGCTGGAAGCCGCCGGGCTGCACCTGTCCGGTACCTCGCCCGATTCCTCCCTGGTCGAGTTCGTCGAGTTGGATCGTTCGCAACACCCGTACATGGTGGCCACCCAGGCACACCCGGAGTTCAAGTCGCGCCCGACCCGTCCGCACCCGCTGTTCTCCTCGTTCGTCAGGGCGGCGCTGGACTACCTGGAGTCCGAGCGCCTGCCGATTTCCTCGAACGGACCGGCCGCGGTGAACGGACCGGCTACTGCGCACGGTTCGGCTACTGCGCACGGTTCGGCCGCCGTGCAGGGTTCGGCCGATAGGGACGGTTCAGCTGCTGAGCACGGTGCGGCTGCCGCCGAGGCCGCCGTCGACGAGCCGGTTCCCGCCCGGTGACCGACGGCTCCGGGGTGTTCGCCGTCCTGCGGTCCCGGCCCGTCTGGGCCGGGCACATCGCCAAGGTGCGGGTCGACACGCTCTCGATGCCAGGGGGCCGGACGGCCGACCGCGAGGTCGTCGAGCACGATCGTGCGGTGGCGGTGGTCGCGCTGGATACCAGCGGCAACGTGGTGATGCTGGAGCAGTTCCGCCATCCGCTGCGCCGCCGGCTCTGGGAGCTGCCGGCCGGGCTGATGGACCAGGACGGCGAGTCGGCTCGGAGCGCCGCCGAACGGGAGCTGGCCGAGGAGACCGGGCTGAGCGCCCGTCACTGGTCGATCCTGGTCGACATCGCGTCCTCGCCGGGGTTCACCGACGAAGCCGTCCGCGTGTTCCTGGCCACCGATCTGACCGAGATCGGTCGGCAGGGCGAGATCACGGACGAGGAAGCCGATCTCAAAGTGGTCAGGGTTCCGCTGGTGGACGCGATCAGGGGCGTCTTCGACGGCCGGATCGTCAACGGCTCGGCCGTGGCCGGCCTGCTGGCCGCCTCGGTGGCACTGGGCGTGCCCGTGAGCACCCCGGAACCGAGGTCAGCAGACGACCCCTGGACATCCGGCCCCAGCACCGTGCACATCGGGCCCGGTGTGCCGGATGCGCCGGCGCTCGGTGCCTGACCGCCGGTGAACGTCACCGGGGACCGGTCGTCGGCGAACCCAGTCGCAGCCCCGAAGCCGTCCGCGGCTCCGCAACCTTCCGACGCCCCAACACCTTCCGACGCCCCGTCGGCAGCACTGACGAACGCACTGCGCGGGTACCTCGATCATCTTGCGGTCGAGCGGGGTGTGGCTCGCAACACTCTGCTCGCCTATCGGAGGGACCTCGAGCGGTACCTGTCGTTCTGCGCCCTGAACGGCTTGACGGCCGTCCAGGACATCAGGCCCGAGCACGTCTCCGGCTACCTGGTGTCGCTGCGCGAGGGGTGGCTCGGGCATCCCGCGCTGGCGCCGTCGTCCGCAGCCAGGGCGGTGGTCGCCGTCCGCGGATGGCACCGATTCCTTCTGGCGGAGTCGGCGACCACCGTCGATCCGTCCGGTGACGTCCATCCGCCGACGGCCGGCCGCCGCCTACCGAAGGCGCTGCCGGTCGAGGTGGTGACGGCCATTCTGGAATCGGCCTCGGGTGACGATCCGCGGTCCCTTCGTGACCGGGCCCTCTTGGAGTTCCTGTACGCCACCGGGGCCAGGATCAGCGAGGCGGTGGGGCTGGACGTCGACGACCTTCCCGCAGTCGATACTCCGGTGGTCCGCCTGCGGGGCAAGGGATCCAAGGAACGGATGGTGCCCGTCGGGTCGTTCGCCGCCGCTGCCCTGTCGGCCTATCTCGTGCGCGGGCGGCCGGGCCTGGCCGCGGCCGGTCGGGGGAGCCATGCAGTGTTCCTGAACGTGCGCGGCGGTCGCCTCTCGCGTCAGTCCGCCTGGCAGGTGCTGCGTGACGCCGCGGACAGGGCCGGGGTCTCGCAGGAGAGCGGCCCGGTTACGCCCCACACCCTGCGACACTCCTTCGCCACCCACCTGCTGGAGGGCGGGGCCGACGTCCGGTCCGTGCAGGAACTGCTGGGGCACGCGTCGGTGACGACCACCCAGATCTACACCCTGGTCACCGTGGATTCGCTGCGGGAGATCTACGCGATGGCCCACCCCCGGGCTCGGTGACTCCCGGTACCGGCGGGCACCGGCGGCCGGTCGCCCGCGGGTCGCATTGGTCCTTTCGGCCTCGCCCGCCTACCCTGGGAGGGTCGTCGGGATGACGACAGGAGACGAAGTGGGAGTATCGGGACCGATGAGCTATCCGGACGACGCAGCGTGGATCGCCGCCGCCGGGGCCACCCGAGCACTGGACACCGTCCCGCCGCCACCCTCATCACAGGTCCCCACGGGCAGCCCCGTCGACTCTGCCGATGGCGCTGGTTCACCCGCCGACGACGGTGCTGCCGCCCCCCCGACGGGCGAGGCCGCCCAGCCGGACCTCGACGCGTCCGGTGCCCTCCGACCGACCCCGGGTGACCAGGAGGTCGTCCCGGCCCTGATCTCCAAGCCTGGCCCCGGCGACAGCGAACTGGGTCCGACCGGCCGGGTGCGTCGCACCATCCCGGAACCGGCGGTGCTGAACTCGCACGGCCCGGCCAGGGTGATCGCGATGTGCAACCAGAAGGGCGGGGTCGGCAAGACCACCACCACCCTGAATCTGGGTGCCGCCCTGGCCGAGTACGGGCGGCGCGTGCTCCTGGTCGACCTCGACCCGCAGGGAGCGTTGTCCGCCGGTCTCGGTGTCCCGGCGCACGAACTGGACCGCACGATCTACAACCTGATGCTGGAGCGCAACACCAGCATCACCGACGTCCTGGTGCCCACGCGCATCCCCGGCATGGATCTGCTGCCGGCCAACATCGACCTGTCCGCGGCCGAGGTCCAGCTCATCAACGAGGTCGGCCGCGAACACACGTTGGCCAGGGCGCTGCGGCCGATGCTCCACGAGTACGACTACGTCCTGATCGACTGCCAACCGTCGCTCGGTCTGCTGACCGTCAACGCGCTGGCCTGTGCGCACGGCGTGATCATGCCGGTCGCCGCCGAGTTCTTCTCCCTGCGCGGTGTCGCGCTGCTGGTCGACACCATCGACAAGGTGAAGGACCGCATCAACCCCGACCTCGAGGTCGACGGCGTGCTGGTCACCATGTTCGACGGACGCACCGTCCACGCGCGCGACGTCGTGGCGATGCTCGTGCAACGATTCGGGGACGAGGTCTACGACACCGTCATCTCCCGGACGGTGAAGTTCCCCGAAACCACCGTGGCCGGCGAACCCATCACCACCTACGCTCCGACATCGCCTGCGGCAGATGCCTTCCGCACCCTGGCCCGGGAAGTGATCGCAAGATGACCCCGCGGGCGGGAGTCATCACCCCGGCCGCCGCATCGCTGGATTCCGACGATTCCCCGGTGCTGCCGGGTGCGCGCGCTTCGTTCCACGTCCACCTCTCCAATTTCGAGGGTCCGTTCGATCTGCTGCTGCAATTGATCGGTCAGCATCGAATGGACGTCACCGAGGTGGCGCTGCACACCGTCACCGACGACTTCATCCGCCACATCCGCACCATGGGCAAGGATGTCGACCTCGGGGTGGTCACCGAATTCCTGGTGGTCGCTGCGACCCTGCTGGATCTCAAGGCCGCCCGTCTGCTTCCCGACGGCGAGGTCGAGGACCACGCCGACATCGACCTGCTCGAAGCACGGGACCTGTTGTTCGCGCGACTACTGGCCTACCGGGCCTACCAGCAGGTCACCCTGCTGTTCCAGGAACTCGAGGCCGGTGCGCTGCGGCGTTATCCGCGGGCCGTGACGCTCGAGGACCGTTACCTCGGCCTGCTGCCCGAAGTGCAGATCGGCATGGACGCCGCCGCTTTCGCCGAGATGGCCGCCGGTGTCTTCCAGCCGAAGCCACCTCCGCCCGCGGTCTCGCTGGACCACATCCATTCCTCCCCGGTGTCGGTCGCCCTGCACACCGCAGCGATGCGCGAAATCCTCGCCCGAAGCGGTGTTGCGACGTTCGGGGAACTGATCGCCGGTTGCACGCAGACGATGGAGGTGGTGGCCCGGTTCCTCGGTCTGCTCAACCTCTACCGCGAGGCGGCGGTGGCCTTCGACCAACCGGAACCGTTGGGACTGTTGACCATCCGGTGGACCGGGGACAGCCCGGACCCGGGCGGCGTGCTGGTCGACGAGGAGTGCGAGTGAGCGCGCCCGAGGAACTCGACGTCGTCCGGCCCCGGTCGGAGACCGGGCCCGGCACCGTCGGGACGCTGGTCCCGGAGGACCTGCCGGTCGAGGCGACCCTGGGCATCGTGGCCGAGGAGGACGTCGTCGGCGCGCTGGAGGCCGTCCTGCTGGTGGTCGATTCCCCGGTGAGCGAGGCGTCCCTGGCCACCGCGGTCGGGCACGGCTCCGACCGGGTCCGGACGGAATTGATCGCCATGGCCCAGCGCTACACCGCAATGGGTTCCGGGATCGAACTGCGGCAGATCGGCGGCGGGTGGCGCTTCTACACCCGCGACCGCTTCGCCCCGGTGGTCGAACGTTTCGTGCTGGACGGCCAGCAGAGCCGGCTGTCCAGGGCGGCGCTGGAGACCCTCGCCGTCATCGCCTACCGGCAACCGGTCACCCGGGCCCGCATCACCGGGGTGCGCGGCGTCAACGTGGACGGCGTCATCCGTACCCTGGTCGCCCGCGGCCTGATCGAAGAAGTCGGGCAGGACGCCGAGACCGGTGGCCTGCTCTATCGCACGACCGAGTTGTTCCTGGAACGACTCGGGCTAGCCAGCCTGGAGGACCTCCCGTCCCTTGGCCCCCTGCTCCCGGAAATCGACACCCTCGAAGATGACTGACAACACGCCCGCCCGCAAGCGCCCTTCCACCCGCCTGAAGAACACCGGCCGGATCAACCCCGGCGACCTCGACGACGGCGGTGACGACGCCAACGCCGACGGTGTCCGCCTGCAGAAGGTGCTGGCCGCCGCCGGTGTCGCGTCCCGGCGCAAGGCCGAGGAGCTGATCAAGCTCGGCCGGGTCAAGGTCGACGGCATCGTCGTCAAGGAGATGGGCCTGCGCATCGACCCGGCCAACGCCGTCGTGCACGTGGACGGGAACCGGATCGTGGTCAAGGAGGACAACGTCTACCTGGCCCTGAACAAGATGCCCGGCATGCTGTCCACCATGTCCGACGAGCTCGGGCGGCCGCACATCGGCCAGCTGCTCGTCGACCGGCCCGAGCGCCTCTTCCACGTCGGCCGGCTCGACATGGATTCCGAGGGCCTCCTGCTGCTGACGAATGACGGCGAACTGGCGCACCGGTTGACCCACCCGTCCTACAACGTGATGAAGACCTACATGGCCGAGATCCCCGGTCCGGTGCCGCGCGATCTCGGGCGCCGGTTGCGCGCCGGGATCGAACTGGACGACGGCGTCGCCAAGGTGGACCATTTCGAGGTCGTCGACGTGCACGCCGGCCGCGCCGTGGTCGAGGTCGTCCTGCACGAGGGTCGCAAGCACATCGTCCGCCGGATGCTCGGCGAGGCCGGACATCCGGTGTCCAGGCTGGTCCGCACCAAGATCGGCGACGTGCAGCTCGGACACCAGCGGCCCGGCACCCTGCGCAAGCTGAACCCCGTCGAGATCGCACTGCTGTACAAGGCAGTCGGTCTGTGAACCGGCGCTCGAGTGGCGAGAGGTCGAGCGAGGCAGGCACTTTCGTCATCGCGATCGACGGCCCCTCGGGCACTGGAAAATCGACCGTGGCACGTCGGGTGGCGGCCGCGCTGGGTGCCGGGTATCTGGACACCGGCGCCATGTACCGGATGGTGACGCTGGCGGTCCTGCGCGCCGGAGCGGACCCGGTGAACGACACCGCCGTGGTGCAGGTGCTGGAGGGCTTGAACTTCTCCTCGCCGGTGAGCCCCGACCACCAGTCGCACCTACTGGCCGGAGTGGACGTCACGGACGAGATCCGTGGGCGGCCGGTGACTCTCGCCGTCACGCCGGTGTCGGCGAATCCCTCGGTCCGGGCGTGGCTGTTCGATCGCCAGCAGATGCTCGCCGCCTCCGGCCGGATGGTGGTGGAGGGCCGCGACATCGGGACCGTCATCGCGCCCGACGCCGACCTGAAGATCTACCTGACCGCCGACGCTGCCGAGCGGGCCCGTCGTCGGCACACCCAGAACGTAGGCGCTGCAATGGGTTCCGGGCCCTCGGCTCCGGATCTAGCGGCAGTGGCGCAGGATCTGCACCGACGGGACACCCACGACGCCAACCGCGTGCACGCCCCCCTGCAGGCGGCCGCCGACGCGGTGGTGCTGGATTCGTCGGGCATGGAACTGTCCGAAACCGTCGCCAGGGTGCTGGAACTCGCTGCGGAGCGAGGCATCGCATGAGGTGGCGTCACCTCGGCGGCACCCAGGACCCGTGGCCGCCGCACTCCGGCCGCAAGGGTATGGACCGGGGCCGCCGCATCGGTATCACGTTGTCGCTGTTGATGTATCGCCAAAGCGTCACCGGAATGGCGCGGGTGCCGGCGTCCGGCCCGCTGGTCGTGGTGGCCAACCATTCCAACTTCTTCGACGGGCCTGTGCTGTTCGGCGCGCTACCCCGCCGGGTGTCGTTCCTGATCAAGGCCGAAGCGGTGACCGGCCCGATGGGGTGGCTGCTGCGCAACGTCGGTCAGTACGCCATCCATCGTGACGTCCCCGATCGGAAACCGCTGCTGGAGGCGTTGGCCCAGCTGAAGGCCGGAGGTGCGATCGGGATCTTCCCCGAGGGCACCCGCGGCGCCGGCGACGTCCAGAACATCTCCGGCGGAGCCGGGTGGCTGGCCGCGCGGGCCGGCGCGACGGTGCTTCCGGTCGCGGTCCGCGGCACGGCCCGCCCGGAAGGCCGGGGTCGGCGTTTCCGGCCCTCGGTGCGGGTGTTGATCGGGGACCCGTTCCCGATTCCGGCCGGTGCGGGCCGGACAGCGGTGGATTCCGCCACAGATTTGATTCGGGATCGGTTGTCGGAGTTGGTCATCCAGCTCGACAAGACGATTTCCCCTGGGAAGAAGGCAAACAAGTGACTGACAATTTCGACGGACTGGCCGCGGAACAGGCGGCCGGTGACGGCATCTGGAGCGACGAGACCGAATTCGCCGGCTGGGAGGACGACGGCTACGGCGAGGACGGTGGCGGCCCGGTCGTGCCAGCGCCGACCCTGGCGATCGTCGGCCGACCGAACGTGGGCAAGTCGACGTTGGTGAATCGGATCATCGGCCGCCGTGAGGCGGTCGTCCAGGACATCCCCGGTGTCACGCGTGACCGTGTCTCCTACGACGCGCTGTGGGCCGGCCGCAGGTTCACCGTCGTCGACACCGGCGGCTGGGAGCCCGATGCCGAAGGCATGGCGGGCGAGGTGGCGCTGCAGGCCGAGCGGGCCATGAAGACCACCGATGCGGTGCTCGTGGTGGTCGACGCCTCGGTCGGTGCCACGCACACCGACGAGGCGATCGCCAAGGTGCTGCGTCGCTCGAAGGTGCCGGTGATCCTGGTCGCCAACAAGGTCGACGACGAGCGCACGCTCGCCGACGCGACGGCCCTGTGGAACCTCGGGCTCGGTGAGCCGTGGCCGGTCTCGGCGCTGCACGGCCGTGGCTCGGGCGATCTGCTCGACGCGATCATGGCGGCGCTGCCGGAGGCTCCGTCGGAGTTCGCGGCGAACCAGGGCGGACCACGACGGGTGGCGCTGCTCGGGAAGCCCAACGTCGGGAAGTCCTCGCTGCTCAACAAGCTGTCCGGTGAGTCCCGGTCGGTCGTCGACTCGGTGGCCGGCACCACCATCGACCCGGTCGACTCGTTGGTCGAGCTGGACGGCGAGGTCTGGCGCTTCGTCGACACCGCCGGCCTGCGCAAGCGGGTGCACCAGGCCAAGGGCATGGAGTTCTATGCCTCGCTGCGCACCCAGTCGGCGCTGGAATCCGCCGAGGTCGCCGTCGTGCTCGTCGACTCCTCCACTCCGCTGACCGAGCAGGACCAGCGGGTCATCACCATGGTGATCGAGTCCGGCCGGGCGCTGGTCATCGCGATGAACAAGGCCGACCTCGTCGACGGTGACCGACGGACCGAGATCGAACGCGAACTCGACCGGGACCTGGCGCGGGTGCAGTGGGCCGAGGTCATCAACATCTCGGCGAAGACCGGGCGGTCGGTGCACCGGTTGGCACCGGCGCTGCGGACGGCGTTGGACTCCTGGGACAAGCGGATCCCGACCGGCCAGCTGAACAACTGGCTCGGCACGCTGATCCAGGCCACGCCGCCCCCGGTGCGCTCCGGGAAGCAGCCGAAGGTGCTCTTCGCCACCCAGGCCGGCAACCGGCCGCCGACGTTCGTGCTGTTCACCACCGGTTTCCTGGAGGCCGGGTACCGCC is from Nakamurella sp. PAMC28650 and encodes:
- the der gene encoding ribosome biogenesis GTPase Der, which codes for MTDNFDGLAAEQAAGDGIWSDETEFAGWEDDGYGEDGGGPVVPAPTLAIVGRPNVGKSTLVNRIIGRREAVVQDIPGVTRDRVSYDALWAGRRFTVVDTGGWEPDAEGMAGEVALQAERAMKTTDAVLVVVDASVGATHTDEAIAKVLRRSKVPVILVANKVDDERTLADATALWNLGLGEPWPVSALHGRGSGDLLDAIMAALPEAPSEFAANQGGPRRVALLGKPNVGKSSLLNKLSGESRSVVDSVAGTTIDPVDSLVELDGEVWRFVDTAGLRKRVHQAKGMEFYASLRTQSALESAEVAVVLVDSSTPLTEQDQRVITMVIESGRALVIAMNKADLVDGDRRTEIERELDRDLARVQWAEVINISAKTGRSVHRLAPALRTALDSWDKRIPTGQLNNWLGTLIQATPPPVRSGKQPKVLFATQAGNRPPTFVLFTTGFLEAGYRRFIERRLREDFGFKGSPVRVNVRVREKRGARK